A genome region from Geothermobacter hydrogeniphilus includes the following:
- the pheA gene encoding prephenate dehydratase, whose amino-acid sequence MTEDKLKEFRRRIDVIDDQILDLLNRRARIVVEVGKAKQGARGDFYVPSREKAIYDRLIHDNAGPFPDDGVRRVFREIISASLSLEEPLKVAFLGPQATFTHVATMQQFGQSARLVPQKSIPAVFDEVARGRANYGVVPVENSNEGIVNHTLDMFFESDLKIIAEILLEVSHDLLSISGDLAAVRKVISHPQALAQCREWLEENLPHVSLVDVASTALAAQLVADDESAAAIASEQAGSLYGLKVAKHKIEDNPNNFTRFLVVGRNTPSRSGNDKTSIMFSVKDEAGILYRMLEPFSSRGINLCKIESRPLRKKAWEYIFFLDLEGHIEDVIIREAVEDLRQYCQFLKVLGSYPRVR is encoded by the coding sequence GTGACTGAGGACAAGCTCAAGGAATTCCGCCGCCGGATCGATGTCATCGATGACCAGATCCTCGACCTGCTCAATCGCCGGGCCCGTATCGTCGTCGAGGTCGGCAAAGCCAAGCAGGGCGCCCGGGGCGATTTCTATGTGCCGAGCCGCGAGAAGGCGATTTACGACCGGCTGATTCATGACAATGCCGGCCCCTTTCCCGATGATGGAGTACGGCGGGTGTTCCGGGAGATCATCTCGGCCTCGCTTTCCCTGGAGGAACCGCTGAAGGTTGCTTTTCTCGGTCCCCAGGCAACCTTCACCCACGTCGCGACCATGCAGCAGTTCGGCCAGTCGGCCAGGCTGGTGCCGCAGAAAAGTATTCCCGCTGTCTTTGACGAGGTGGCGCGCGGCCGGGCCAACTATGGCGTGGTGCCGGTGGAGAATTCCAACGAGGGGATTGTCAACCATACCCTCGACATGTTTTTCGAATCGGATCTGAAGATCATTGCCGAGATCCTGCTGGAGGTTTCCCATGATCTGCTGTCGATCAGTGGTGACCTGGCGGCGGTGCGCAAGGTGATCTCCCATCCGCAGGCGCTGGCCCAGTGCCGGGAGTGGCTGGAGGAGAACCTGCCTCATGTCTCCCTGGTCGATGTCGCCAGCACCGCCCTCGCGGCGCAGCTGGTGGCTGATGACGAGAGCGCGGCGGCCATTGCCAGCGAGCAGGCCGGAAGTCTCTACGGTCTCAAGGTCGCGAAGCATAAAATCGAGGATAATCCGAACAATTTCACCCGTTTCCTGGTTGTCGGCCGCAATACGCCGTCCCGCAGCGGCAATGACAAAACCTCGATCATGTTCAGCGTCAAGGATGAAGCGGGGATTCTCTACCGGATGCTGGAGCCCTTCAGCAGCCGCGGCATCAACCTGTGCAAAATCGAGAGTCGCCCGCTGCGCAAGAAGGCCTGGGAATACATCTTCTTCCTCGATCTCGAAGGACATATCGAAGATGTCATTATCCGCGAGGCGGTCGAAGACCTGCGTCAGTACTGCCAGTTCCTCAAAGTACTCGGCTCCTATCCGCGTGTACGCTGA
- a CDS encoding prephenate dehydrogenase — protein MTDFHIGRLTVIGVGLIGGSLALALRDAGVVDDIVGAGRSIENLETALELEIVDRYCLDPVEAVQGADLVFLSTPVQTFGTLAGQLLPAMKPGSILTDGGSVKGDVIRQIEPLLPPGIAFVPGHPIAGTENSGATAAFSSLYRDKRCILTPTPSTPAAALETVRRMWQVAGSEVVVMGVEKHDRILAAISHLPHMIAYTLVNAVGSYDRFEENILEYSAGGFRDFTRIASSDPTMWRDIALTNREALLEMMERYESFLAELKEDIRSGEGQKLYDFFLKSKLLRDAIL, from the coding sequence ATGACGGATTTTCATATCGGTAGACTGACGGTGATCGGGGTCGGGTTGATCGGCGGGTCTCTCGCCCTGGCGTTGCGTGATGCCGGTGTTGTCGATGACATTGTCGGTGCCGGACGCAGTATTGAAAACCTTGAAACCGCGCTTGAGCTGGAGATTGTCGATCGCTACTGTCTCGATCCGGTCGAGGCGGTTCAGGGGGCCGACCTGGTTTTTCTCTCCACGCCGGTACAGACGTTCGGCACCCTGGCCGGACAGCTGCTGCCCGCCATGAAACCGGGGTCGATCCTGACCGACGGCGGCAGCGTCAAAGGGGATGTCATCCGCCAGATCGAACCGCTGCTGCCGCCCGGCATCGCCTTCGTCCCCGGGCATCCCATTGCCGGGACGGAAAACAGTGGCGCCACGGCGGCCTTCTCCAGTCTCTATCGGGACAAACGCTGTATTCTGACGCCCACGCCGTCCACCCCCGCGGCGGCCCTGGAGACGGTGCGGCGGATGTGGCAGGTCGCCGGCAGCGAGGTGGTGGTGATGGGGGTGGAAAAGCATGACCGCATTCTTGCCGCCATCAGTCATCTGCCGCACATGATCGCCTACACCCTGGTCAATGCCGTCGGGTCCTATGATCGTTTCGAGGAGAATATCCTCGAATATTCCGCCGGCGGATTTCGGGACTTCACCCGCATTGCCTCTTCCGATCCGACCATGTGGCGTGATATCGCCCTGACCAACCGCGAGGCGTTGCTCGAAATGATGGAGCGTTATGAAAGTTTCCTTGCCGAACTGAAAGAGGATATCCGCTCCGGAGAAGGTCAGAAACTGTATGATTTCTTCTTGAAATCCAAGCTGTTACGTGATGCTATCTTATAG